In Rosa chinensis cultivar Old Blush chromosome 1, RchiOBHm-V2, whole genome shotgun sequence, a genomic segment contains:
- the LOC112192372 gene encoding mediator of RNA polymerase II transcription subunit 31 isoform X1, with translation MASGTESDEASDTPEIYKDPDDGRQRFLLELEFIQCLANPTYIHYLAQNRYFEDEAFIGYLKYLQYWQRPDYTKFIMYPHCLFFLEQLQNANFRNAMAHPANKELAHRQQFYFWKNYRHNRLKHILPRPLPEPEAAPPVSAPPQQPVPALPPVPAATISATATAPALPPMQYANAPGSALAKNDARNSAVDRRKRKRIVKN, from the exons ATGGCGTCTGGCACAGAGAGTGATGAAGCCTCTGACAC TCCAGAAATTTACAAAGACCCAGATGATGGGAGGCAGCGATTCTTGCTTGAATTGGAGTTCATCCAATGTCTCGCAAATCCCACTTACATTCACT ATTTGGCTCAAAATCGGTACTTTGAAGATGAAGCCTTCATTGGGTACTTGAAATATCTTCAGTATTGGCAGCGTCCTGATTACACCAAATTCATAAT GTACCCTCATTGCTTGTTTTTTCTTGAGCAACTCCAAAATGCAAACTTTCGCAATGCAATGGCACATCCTGCCAACAAG GAATTGGCGCATAGGCAGCAATTCTACTTCTGGAAGAACTATAGGCACAACCGTTTGAAACACATATTACCTAGACCTCTTCCTGAACCCGAAGCTGCACCCCCCGTCTCTGCTCCGCCTCAGCAACCTGTGCCTGCTCTTCCACCTGTGCCAGCTGCAACCATTTCTGCTACAGCTACTGCTCCTGCCCTTCCCCCTATGCAGTATGCTAATGCCCCTGGATCTGCTCTTGCAAAGAATGATGCAAGGAATAGTGCGGTTGATCGAAGAAAGAGAAA GAGAATTGTCAAGAACTGA
- the LOC112192556 gene encoding light-harvesting complex-like protein 3 isotype 1, chloroplastic, whose amino-acid sequence MASIAISASLQIVCGSGSQHVTKKQQPQARPARALGTKEATHVSLNVEAQNGFKLAEQEKSTSPVDRPEAEGRADYKSKHALDTESSAVKFSDERWKKGTWDLNMFTKDGKMDWDGIIVAEAKRRKFLELHPEASTNEDPVLFRTSTIPWWAWIMRSHLPEAELINGRAAMVGFFMAYVVDALTGVGVVGQTGNFICKAGLLATVIGIILFRRTEDFDNLKKLADEATFYDKQWQASWKEENQNVTSASTEKTGNKS is encoded by the exons ATGGCTTCCATTGCCATTTCTGCTTCATTGCAAATAGTGTGTGGCTCTGGTTCACAACATGTAACCAAGAAACAACAGCCCCAGGCCAGACCGGCTCGTGCCCTGGGGACTAAAGAGGCCACCCATGTTTCTCTCAATGTTGAAGCGCAGAATGGTTTCAAATTAGCAGAACAGGAGAAGTCCACTTCCCCTGTAGATAGGCCAGAGGCAGAGGGTCGTGCTGACTATAAATCGAAGCACGCTTTAGATACAGAATCTTCTGCTGTCAAATTCAGTGATGAGAGGTGGAAGAAGGGCACATGGGATTTGAATATGTTCACCAAAGATGGCAAGATGGACTGGGATGGTATCATTGTAGCAG AAGCAAAGAGGAGGAAATTTCTCGAACTTCATCCAGAAGCTTCTACCAACGAGGATCCAGTGCTGTTTAGGACCTCCACCATTCCTTGGTGGGCATGGATAATGAGATCACATCTCCCAGAGGCTGAGCTGATCAACG GTCGAGCAGCAATGGTTGGGTTCTTCATGGCATATGTTGTAGATGCTTTGACAGGGGTTGGCGTAGTCGGACAAACTGGTAACTTCATATGCAAGGCAGGTCTCTTGGCGACGGTGATTGGTATAATACTGTTCAGGCGAACCGAAGATTTTGACAACCTTAAGAAGCTAGCTGATGAGGCTACTTTTTATGATAAACAATGGCAAGCTtcttggaaagaagaaaatcaaaatgTAACGAGTGCCTCTACAGAGAAAACAGGAAACAAGAGTTAA
- the LOC112171351 gene encoding uncharacterized protein LOC112171351, with protein MGKAWFLLTKLHSLAWPGLTLAYPLYASMMAMEGGDTSKPDVQQWLAYWIMYALLSPLGMILQPLLQWIPFCYDVKLVLVAWLVLPQFGGARFLYEKYVRDHALRLIGRKDHPRHQVATSRPFQPAPGILPNAGDTSTHRSNSPNAQDASSHQSYKPNARDTSTHPSNTPNARDASTHQSNTANVRDTSTHPSNIANTRDTSTRVGRMSSTGGGENRVVHKLGKLRSTWKNLARRHTRW; from the coding sequence ATGGGAAAAGCATGGTTCTTGCTTACCAAACTGCACTCCCTTGCTTGGCCTGGATTGACGTTGGCTTACCCTTTATACGCATCAATGATGGCCATGGAGGGCGGCGACACATCGAAACCAGACGTTCAGCAGTGGCTTGCTTATTGGATCATGTACGCTTTACTCTCTCCGTTGGGGATGATTCTCCAACCCCTGTTACAATGGATACCGTTCTGCTACGACGTGAAGCTTGTGTTGGTGGCATGGTTAGTTCTACCACAGTTCGGAGGGGCACGTTTCTTGTATGAGAAATATGTGAGAGACCATGCCCTTAGGCTTATAGGTCGCAAAGACCATCCAAGACATCAAGTAGCAACCTCGAGACCATTTCAACCCGCACCAGGGATTTTGCCCAATGCTGGGGACACAAGTACTCATCGTTCCAACTCGCCCAATGCTCAGGATGCAAGTTCTCATCAATCTTACAAACCCAATGCTCGGGACACAAGTACTCATCCGTCCAACACACCTAATGCTCGGGACGCGAGTACTCATCAGTCCAACACTGCCAATGTTCGGGACACGAGTACTCATCCGTCCAACATAGCTAATACTCGAGACACAAGTACTCGTGTTGGACGGATGTCCTCAACTGGCGGAGGAGAGAACAGGGTTGTGCATAAGCTGGGAAAACTTAGGTCAACTTGGAAGAATCTTGCTCGTCGTCACACGAGGTGGTAG
- the LOC112192490 gene encoding glutamate dehydrogenase 2: protein MNALAATSRNFKNAARLLGLDAKIEKSLLIPFREIKVECTIPKDDGTLVSYVGFRVQHDNARGPMKGGIRYHPEVDPDEVNALAQLMTWKTAVADIPYGGAKGGIGCTPRELSKSELERLTRVFTQKIHDLIGIHTDVPAPDMGTNAQTMAWILDEYSKFHGHSPAVVTGKPIDLGGSLGREAATGRGVVFGTEALLAEHGKSVKGLTFVIQGFGNVGSWAARLLHERGGKVIAVSDITGAVTNPNGLDIPALVKHKEDTGSLLNFSGGDMMNPTELLTKECDVLIPSALGGVLNRDNASSVRAKFIVEAANHPTDPEADEILSKKGVIILPDIYANAGGVTVSYFEWVQNIQGFMWEEEKVNNELQRYMTRAFHNIKNMCKTHDCNLRMGAFTLGVNRVARATLLRGWEA, encoded by the exons ATGAACGCCCTCGCCGCAACAAGCCGTAACTTCAAGAACGCCGCACGACTTCTTGGGCTGGATGCTAAGATTGAGAAGAGTCTTTTGATCCCCTTCAGGGAGATCAAG GTGGAGTGCACGATTCCCAAGGATGATGGAACCTTGGTTTCGTACGTTGGATTTAGGGTGCAGCATGATAATGCACGTGGGCCCATGAAGGGAGGGATCAGATATCATCCTGAG GTTGATCCAGATGAAGTAAATGCCCTGGCTCAACTTATGACATGGAAGACTGCTGTGGCAGACATTCCATATGGTGGAGCAAAGGGTGGAATTGGATGCACCCCAAGGGAGTTGAGTAAGAGTGAGTTGGAGCGCCTGACTCGTGTCTTCACTcagaaaatccatgatctcatTGGAATTCACACTGATGTTCCTGCACCTGATATGGGCACCAACGCTCAAACTATGGCATGGATTTTAGATGAGTACTCCAAATTTCATGGTCACTCACCAGCTGTTGTCACTGGAAAACCAATT GATCTTGGAGGATCTCTAGGTAGGGAGGCCGCAACTGGACGCGGTGTTGTTTTTGGAACAGAAGCTTTGCTAGCAGAACATGGGAAGTCAGTGAAAGGCTTGACTTTTGTTATTCAG GGTTTTGGAAATGTGGGATCCTGGGCAGCAAGGCTCTTGCATGAGAGAGGCGGGAaggttattgctgttagtgacATCACTGGTGCAGTTACTAACCCCAATGGATTAGATATCCCTGCGTTGGTTAAGCATAAAGAGGACACTGGGAGTTTGTTAAACTTCAGTGGTGGAGATATGATGAACCCTACTGAACTGCTTACAAAGGAATGTGATGTCCTTATCCCTTCTGCTCTGGGTGGGGTTCTGAACAG GGATAATGCTTCATCAGTGAGAGCCAAGTTCATAGTTGAGGCAGCAAATCATCCTACTGATCCTGAAGCAGATGAG ATTTTATCTAAGAAAGGAGTCATCATTCTCCCAGATATATATGCAAATGCTGGTGGTGTGACTGTCAGCTACTTTGAGTGGGTTCAG AATATTCAAGGTTTCATGTGGGAAGAAGAGAAGGTGAATAACGAGCTTCAGAGGTACATGACTCGGGCCTTCCATAACATCAAGAACATGTGCAAGACTCATGATTGTAATCTCAGAATGGGTGCCTTCACATTGGGTGTAAACCGGGTAGCCCGCGCAACTCTCTTGAGGGGTTGGGAAGCATGA
- the LOC112171342 gene encoding uncharacterized protein LOC112171342 encodes MALAFLWKKQHLWPFSVLESDDLRVSYELVQKLPIPEDTKKFVYAVREPETQSVIYVLCVQDFSERSAWDAELLIREIKPDAVIVKEDVSNLKDLQVQERMLSVENPVPVSSFEVIKRCFKEELRAETYKRLAQTSVLQEIFGVGSSGQWSVAKRAAQHVGSSLMLLGTPLTLSHWSATSGDSDGKRNGMSRFQDLASSLVPQKVQCGWSCLSDVESNLPEVNQPAQCSFEVPQFVQSIDPFFVAIHDKLVHGFPSLGTALDHVRKIYDCVNRGEAVDALVVSEVYPFRRVVELLRCIHNDEGRLPINRMKTILSRIEFSELALEDKKHALSAQALRSLTKRFKTIVAVVDAKDLQGLRKYWYTPIPPEYKDLAAQIVTRYEGEAAMPVLQGSSFLELVQASIIMNIKGKLRIPTPSDFVIRAAENTSWWAMRTAFYEMMRDGKVHPLPLSRLVVSMSIRMKLFWHKVGIKCAADSLPAAPSVARLGRGIKSLSHAAQVVKYTHESLGYRPPR; translated from the coding sequence ATGGCACTTGCATTTTTGTGGAAAAAGCAACATCTTTGGCCCTTTTCGGTGCTCGAATCTGATGACCTGAGAGTCTCTTATGAGTTAGTCCAAAAGCTCCCGATACCTGAAGACACAAAGAAATTTGTTTACGCAGTTCGTGAGCCCGAAACTCAGTCAGTAATTTATGTACTTTGTGTTCAAGATTTCTCAGAAAGGTCAGCATGGGATGCTGAACTTCTGATTAGGGAGATTAAACCTGATGCTGTGATTGTCAAGGAGGATGTTTCGAACCTGAAAGACTTGCAAGTGCAAGAGAGAATGTTGAGTGTTGAAAATCCTGTTCCAGTTTCGAGTTTTGAAGTTATCAAACGATGTTTTAAGGAAGAGTTGAGAGCCGAAACGTATAAGCGCCTTGCGCAAACTTCTGTTTTACAGGAAATCTTTGGGGTTGGCTCTAGTGGACAGTGGTCTGTAGCCAAGAGGGCAGCTCAACATGTTGGCTCATCACTAATGCTGCTTGGAACTCCATTGACTCTGTCCCATTGGAGTGCTACATCAGGTGATTCAGATGGTAAACGTAATGGAATGAGCAGGTTTCAAGACTTGGCTAGTAGTTTGGTTCCGCAAAAAGTGCAATGTGGATGGAGTTGTCTTTCTGATGTGGAATCAAATTTACCAGAAGTTAATCAGCCAGCACAATGCAGTTTTGAGGTCCCCCAATTTGTGCAATCGATTGATCCATTTTTTGTAGCAATTCATGATAAACTTGTGCATGGTTTTCCATCTCTGGGGACTGCTCTGGATCATGTAAGGAAGATATATGATTGTGTCAACAGAGGTGAAGCTGTAGATGCTCTAGTGGTTTCAGAAGTGTACCCTTTTCGGAGAGTGGTGGAGCTGTTGCGATGTATTCATAATGATGAAGGTCGACTCCCAATCAATAGAATGAAAACCATCCTAAGTAGGATTGAGTTTTCTGAGCTTGCATTAGAGGACAAGAAACATGCTCTCTCTGCACAAGCTCTTCGAAGCTTGACTAAAAGATTCAAGACCATAGTAGCAGTTGTGGATGCGAAGGACTTGCAAGGTCTTAGAAAATACTGGTACACTCCAATTCCTCCAGAATACAAGGATCTAGCTGCACAGATTGTTACAAGATATGAAGGTGAGGCAGCTATGCCAGTTCTACAAGGGTCCTCATTCTTGGAACTTGTTCAAGCTTCCATTATCATGAATATCAAAGGAAAACTGAGAATTCCTACGCCTTCTGATTTTGTGATACGGGCTGCAGAGAACACCAGCTGGTGGGCAATGAGAACAGCATTCTATGAAATGATGAGAGATGGGAAAGTGCATCCCCTTCCTTTGAGCAGGTTGGTGGTTAGTATGTCGATTCGTATGAAGTTGTTTTGGCATAAAGTTGGGATCAAATGTGCTGCTGATTCGCTTCCTGCAGCTCCATCAGTTGCTCGTCTGGGTCGCGGTATCAAAAGTTTAAGCCATGCAGCTCAGGTTGTCAAGTATACCCATGAAAGTTTAGGATACCGTCCTCCTAGGTAG
- the LOC112192372 gene encoding mediator of RNA polymerase II transcription subunit 31 isoform X2, with translation MASGTESDEASDTPEIYKDPDDGRQRFLLELEFIQCLANPTYIHYLAQNRYFEDEAFIGYLKYLQYWQRPDYTKFIMYPHCLFFLEQLQNANFRNAMAHPANKELAHRQQFYFWKNYRHNRLKHILPRPLPEPEAAPPVSAPPQQPVPALPPVPAATISATATAPALPPMQYANAPGSALAKNDARNSAVDRRKRKKEG, from the exons ATGGCGTCTGGCACAGAGAGTGATGAAGCCTCTGACAC TCCAGAAATTTACAAAGACCCAGATGATGGGAGGCAGCGATTCTTGCTTGAATTGGAGTTCATCCAATGTCTCGCAAATCCCACTTACATTCACT ATTTGGCTCAAAATCGGTACTTTGAAGATGAAGCCTTCATTGGGTACTTGAAATATCTTCAGTATTGGCAGCGTCCTGATTACACCAAATTCATAAT GTACCCTCATTGCTTGTTTTTTCTTGAGCAACTCCAAAATGCAAACTTTCGCAATGCAATGGCACATCCTGCCAACAAG GAATTGGCGCATAGGCAGCAATTCTACTTCTGGAAGAACTATAGGCACAACCGTTTGAAACACATATTACCTAGACCTCTTCCTGAACCCGAAGCTGCACCCCCCGTCTCTGCTCCGCCTCAGCAACCTGTGCCTGCTCTTCCACCTGTGCCAGCTGCAACCATTTCTGCTACAGCTACTGCTCCTGCCCTTCCCCCTATGCAGTATGCTAATGCCCCTGGATCTGCTCTTGCAAAGAATGATGCAAGGAATAGTGCGGTTGATCGAAGAAAGAGAAA GAAAGAAGGCTAA